The Duganella sp. BuS-21 sequence CGCGCGGCCGCTGTCGATAGCGACAGCGATGTCCCGGCCAAGAAGAAAAAGGAAAAGCCGGGCAAGGTGTCGGTACCGATGTCGGCCTTCCGCGTGGAAGTCGGTCGCGAGAACGAGATCACCCCGGCCAACATCGTCGGCGCCATCGCCAACGAGACCGGCCTGGAAGCCAAGTACATCGGCCGCATCGAGATCTTCGACAAGCACACCATGCTGGAACTGCCGGACGGCATGCCGGACGATATGTTCAAGAGCCTGGGCAAGGTCTGGGTCGGCGGCGCGCAGCTGAAGATCAGCCAGATCGACCGCATGCCGCCGGAGTCGGTCAAGCACACGCCGCCGAAGAAGCCGGCGCCGGGCGCCAAGCCGAAGTCGAAGAAATACTAACTCAGTAGGAATACAGTACACCACGGGGCCGCAAGGCCCCGTTTTCATTTGGAGGCGTTGCACCTGCGCGACTGCACAGTTCCTGTGCTGCATTGCACCAAAACAAAGCTTGAGAAAGATCAAATAGTGACACGTGACTATTGTTGTCATAGTAGAAGGCCGCTGGCCCGTTTATTGCATATGTGATAGCACATCGTGATAAAAGGCGGCAACGAAGCGCCTTAACCTGGAGACGTTGGGCATGGGAGCTTGGCAATGACTTCATTCAGGAAGCTGTGGACGACCTTGGTTGACGCGATTACGCCGCAGGCAGCACGCGCGGTTCCTCCCGCAGACCGGCATGCCATTCATGTCGATACGCGGCCTTTCACTGTGGCTCATTTCCAGGAGCGGTAAATGCTGCTGCGGAACGATTTGTTGCAATATACGGATCCGTCGCCGCGCACTGTCCGCATTCTGTGGATCGCTCCCGACCAAAACCACGCCTATGCCTTCGACGTGGCGACCTCTTCGGTCGATGTGGAGCTGATCCAGCTGCCGGCGGTGCTCGCCGACATTCGTGCCGGCCGCGCCAGCGTGCTGCCGGCCGATCCCTATCTGATGGTAGTCAGCCAGGAGCTGCTGCCAGCTAAACATCTGCAACTGCGCGCGCGGGCCTGGGAGATCATCGAAGGCCTGGTGGCGCAGGAACCGCAGATCTACGAGCCGCGCCTGCGCGGCCAGCTGGTGGCGCAGGCCACGGCGCGGCACCAGGTGTCGCATCCGACCATTTACCGCTACCTGCGCCGCTACTGGCAGCGCGGACAGACGCCCAACGCGCTGCTGCCCGATTACAGCAATTCCGGCGCGCGCGGCAAGGTGCGCCAGTCCTCGGACGGCGTGAAGCGCGGCAGGCCGCGTAAAAACGTCGCTGACGCCGGCGCGGGCCTGAACGCGGACGAGGACATCCGCCGCACCTTCCGCGTCGCCACGGCCCGCTACGCGGCCGCCAACGCCAAGTTCTCGCGCCTGGGCGCCTACCAGCAAATGCTGGGCGATTTCTTTGTCGAGCGCCGCATCGAGCCGGACTCCGGCCGTGTGCTGAGCATGCCGGCTGCGGTGCAGGCCTTGCCGACCTTCGGTCAATTCAATTATTGGCTGGACCATGACGACGACCGGCCGCCGGAAGTGGGCCGCCGCGCGCCCAGCGTGCTGCCGGCGTCGCTGCAGGCCGCGCCGCCGGCGCTGCCCGAGGGCGCGCTGCCGCCGGGCCGTCCCGGCGCCGGCTTCTATCTGGACGCGGTGCGCGCCGAGGTGCAGCTGGTGTCGCGTGCGGACCGCAACCAGGCCATCGGCCGGCCGCTGGTCTACCTGGTGACCGATTGCTTCAGCCGCATGGTGTGCGGCGTCTACGTGGCCCTGGGCGAGGTGCAGTGGACGCACGGCATGCTGGCGCTGGCCAATTGCAGCGCCGACAAGCAGCGCTTCAGCCAGCAGTTCGGCCGCCGCATCGAGGCCGAGCAGTGGCCCTGCCGCCATCTGCCCGAAGCGCTGTTCGCCAACGCGGCGCTGACGCTGGGCTGGAGCGGCGACACGCTGCTCAACAACTTCAACCTGCGCTGCGTGGCGGTGGACAACGGCCCGGACGACTGGCGCGCGGTGCTGGAAAAGCGCTTTCGCCTGCTGGCGCCGGCGCTGCCCGGTGCGCCGGGGCGGCTCGACGGCGTGCTCGATATCGAGCAATTCACCCGCATCGTGATCGACTGCATCTTGTACTACAACAGCCGGCAGCAATCCGCCCACGCCAGCGGCGCCACCCCGCTGCAGTTGTGGGACTGGGGCCGCGAGCATCGCGGCGGCGGCTTGAAGATCTATCCCGAGCACCTGATCCGCTGCAGCCTGATGCCGGTGACCCAGGCCACCGTCACCAGCCAGGGCATCGCGCTGTTCGACAGTCTTTATTGCTGCGCGCGCGCCATCGACGAGCGTTGGTTCGAGCGTGCGCGCACGCGCGGCCCGTGGCCGGTGCGGGTGGCCTACGACCCGTCCAATCTGGACACGATCTACTTCCTCGATCCCGCCGCGCCGCTGCAGTTCCACGCCTGCCACCTGGCCGACGCCAGCACGGCGCACCAGCACCTGTCGGCGGCCGAGATCGCGCACCTGCCACGCACCCAAATGGCGCTTGCGGCAACGGCGCTACGTAGCACTACGCAGAACCCGCGCAGCCTGGTCGCCTGACCGCACTTCAAATAAAGTTTGTTCACCGCCGCCGTCCGCACACGCATTTTTGTGTGCCTGAACGGCGGCGTGGGCATGCGCGAACAAACATTGTTTTATATTGTTTATCCGGTTTCGTAAGGGAAGCACTGAGCGCCGAAACTTCTTTATTTTCCAGCCATGCCGTGGCACGCCAATTGCTAGACAGGAACTATGGGATCGCAAGTCGCCCAAGGATCTTTCAGCAGACTGGTGAGGAAGCAGATGGATAGTAAAACGGTAAAACCATATAAATCGTTTATCTCATTTACGAGGAGGGACTTCCTGTATCGCGCGGCGGCTGTCGGCGGCACGGGCTTGCTGTTGAATACCATGAGCGCATGGGGCATGGGCATCGAGTCCACCGCCTCCGCGCCGCCGGCCCTGAGCGGCAGCGGCAAGGGCAAGAAGGTGCTGATCCTGGGCGCCGGACTGGCCGGACTGACCGCCGCCTTCGAGCTGGAGAAGCTGGGCTACAAGGTGCAGATCCTGGAAGCGCGCGCCTTTGCCGGCGGCCGCTGCCAGACCGCCCGCAAGGGCTTCAGCCTGACCGAACTCGGTGGCGAGAAGCAGACCTGCGCCTTCGACGACGGCCACTACATCAACCATGGCCCATGGCGCATTCCGCTGCACCATCAGTCGACGCTGCACTACACCAAGCTGTTCGAGGTGCCGCTGGAGGTGATGGTCAACGATAACGACCATGCCTATGTCTACTCCGAGAACGCCGGGCCGTTCGCCGGCAAGCGCATGCGCGTCAAGGAGATCAAGGCCGACATGCGCGGCCACGTGGCCGAGCTGCTGGCCAAGTCGGTCAAGAGCCATGCGCTGGACCAGGAACTCACCGCCGACGACCAGCGCCTGCTGCTCGACTACCTGGCGCGCGAAGGCGCGCTGACGCCGGGTGAACTGCAATACAAGGGCCGCAGCGGCCGTGGTTTCGCGGTCAATCCGGGCGCCGGCCTGTCGCCGGGACCGGGCACGCCGTCCGATCCGCTGGGCTTCAAGGACCTGTTGGCCTCGAAGCTGGGCAATGTCTACACCGCCGTGCATGACTTTCCGATGCAGGCCACCATGTTCCAGCCGGTCGGCGGCATGGACGCGATTCCGAAGGCGTTTGAAAAACGCGTCGGCAAGAACATCCGCTACAAGGCGGAAGTGCAGACCCTGCGCCAGGACGGCAAGGGCGTGACGGTGACCTACAAGGACACCGGCACCAACCAGCTCGGCACCATCAAGGCCGACTACTGCCTGTGCACCATTCCCCTGTCGGTGCTGCGTCAGCTCGACACCGATTTTTCGGACAAATTCAAGCAGGCCGTGGCTTCCGTGGCGTATGCGCCGGTGGGCAAGATCGGCCTGCAGATGAAGCGCCGCTTCTGGGAAGAGGACGACCATATCTACGGTGGTCACATCATGACCGACCTGAAAGGCATCAACACCATTTCCGTGCCGTCGTACGGCTTCCAGAAGAAGAAGGGCGTGCTGCTCGGCTATTACCAGTATCAGACGCAGGCAATTGAAATCAGCGCCTTGTCGCCGCAGGAGCGCGCGCAGTTCGCGCTGGAGGCCGGACAGAAGATCTTCCCGCAGTACAAGGAGAGCTTCGAGACGGCGTTCTCGGTGGCCTGGCACCGCGTGCAGTACAACCTGGGCGGCTGGGCCGAGTGGACCGACAAGACCCGCGCCGCCGCCTACCCGACGCTGGTGGAGGGCGAGGGCCGCGTGCTGCTGGCCGGCGAGCACCTGAGCTACCTGACCGGCTGGCAGGCCGGCGCCATCGAATCGGCGTGGCAGCAGATCGCCAAGATCCATGAAAGGGCCAGTGCATGAAAGTCGTATTGATCAAGGCGGCGATGGTGGTGGTGGCGGGGTTCGCGGCGGCGGCCAGTTCGCCCCTGCGGGCGCAAGAGCCGGCCATCGACGGCAAGACGCTGTTCCAGAAAAACTGCGCGGCCTGCCACATGGCCAGCGGCAAAGGCATCCCGGGCGCCTTCCCGGCGCTGGCCGGCAGCAAATTCGTGCAGGGCAAGGGCACCGAGGTGGCCGCCGTCCTGCTCAAGGGACGCGGCGGCATGCCGGACTTCAGCGACTCGCTGAGCGACCGCGATATCGCCACCGTGCTGACGTTCGTGCGCTCGAACTGGGGCAACAAGGCCGATGGCTTGAGCGAGGCGGACGTGGGCTCGCTGCGGACCACGCTGGGCGTCGACCCGTTCGGCAATTCCATGATGTCGAATAAACATTGAAACAACACTGAAAACATTGAGAGAGACCATGACCATGAAAAAAGCACTTGCCGCCCTGTCGATCTGCGCCGCCTTCGGTAGCGCCCACGCCGCACCCAAGGCCGACATCGTGCGCCACAAGATTCCGGGGTCGGACTTCCCGATCGCGCTGGCGGTGACGATTCCGCCGACGGCCACCATCCACTTCATCAGCGGCCAGGTGCCGGCGGTGGTCAACAAGGACGTGGCGGGCGACACGCTGGAAGCCTTCGGCGACACCAAGACCCAGACCGAGACGGTGCTCAAGAAGATCAAGGAAATCCTGCAGGGCATGAAGCTGGACATGTCGGACGTGGTGAAGATGCAGGTGTTCCTGGTCGGCGATCCGGCCAAGGGCGGCAAGGCCGATACCAAGGGCTTCATGGAGGCTTATACCCAGTACTTCGGCGCCACCGCCCAACCAAGCCCCCAGCTCAACCTGCCGGCGCGCGCCGTGGTGCAGGTGGCGGGATTGAGCAATCCGGGCTGGCTGGTGGAGATCGAGGTGGTCGCCGCTAAAAAATAATTTGTTCGTGCTTCAGGTCTTAACTTTTTTCATTCAAAAACGGGGAATATAAATATGCATAAGGCCACACTAAAGATCGGCGTCGCAGCCGTGTTGTCCACGCTGGCATTCGGTGTTTTTGCTGAAGATGACGTTGCCGCAGCGGCCGACGCGGGCGCCACGCCCAACGTCGGCGCGGTGATCGTGACGGGTACGCGCACCAGCGGCATCAAGGTGGAAAACAGCGCATCGCCGATCCAGGTGCTCGACGCCGCATCGCTGCAGCGCACCGGCCAGCCGGACCTGATCCAGGCGCTGGCGCAGAATCTGCCGTCGTTTACGGCGCAGGCCTTCGGCGGCGACACCGCCAACCTGACGCTGTCGGCCCGCCTGCGCGGCCTGAGCCCGAACAACACCCTGGTCCTGATCAACGGCAAGCGCCGTCACGGCACCTCGAATCTGGCGGTGCTGGGCGGACCATACCAGGGCGGCGCAGCGGCCGACCTGAACTTCATTCCCGTTTCGGCCATCGACCACATTGAAGTGCTGCAGGACGGCGCGGCCGCGCAATACGGCTCGGACGCGATCGCCGGCGTGGTCAACATCATCCTGAAATCGAACAACCACGGCGGCACCGCCACCGCCAACGCCGGCGGCTACGTCGACGGCGGCGGCCGCACCCTGGGCGCCTCGGCCAACATCGGCACCGAGCCGTTCGCGGACGCCTTCCTGAGCCTGACGGCCGAATCGAAGTATCACGGCTACAGCGACCGTGGCGGCATCGACCCGCGCGTGATCACGCCGGCCAACCAGGCCGCTTATCCCGGCATGTTCCAGCAGCCCGGCTACCCGCACGTCAACCACATTTCTGGCGACGCGCAGTACCACCTGAGTATCTTCGCCGCCAACTTCGGCTGGGACATCTCGCCGGACACGCAGCTGTACGCGATCGCCACCGCCGGCCGCAAGGAAGCGCGCGCGTTCGAGAACTATCGCCTGCCGAGCCGTCTGCCGAAGATCTATCCGACCGGCTTCTCGCCGAAGGAAACCATCCGCGAGGAAGACATGGGCCTGACCGCCGGCCTCAAAGGCAAGGCCGCCGGCTGGAACCTGGACCTGAGCACCACCTACGGCCGCGACAAGTCGCGCATCGGCGTCGAAGACTCGGGCAACGTCTCGCTGTTCAACGACACCGGCTACACGCCGACCGTGTTCAAGGCCGGCACCTTCATCGCCAGCCAGTTCACCACCACGCTGGAGGCGAGCAAGGAGTTCGACATCGGCTGGAGCAAGCCGCTGAACATCGCCGGCGGTATCGAGCACCGCATCGACAAGTACGAGATCGAAGCCGGCGACGCCGCTTCGCGCTACAAGGAAGGTTCGCAGTCCTATCCTGGCTTCTCGCTGACCGACGCCGGCAGCCATCGCCGCACCAACCAGGCGGCCTACATCGACTTCGCCGGCAGCCCGATCACCGACCTGACGGTCGACCTGGCCGGCCGCTATGAGCACTTCAGCGATTTCGGCAACGCCAAGGTCGGCAAGCTGACCAGCCGCTATGACTTCTCGCCGGTGGTGGCGCTGCGCGGCACCTTCTCCAACGGCTTCCGCGCGCCGACCCTGGCCGAGTCCTACTACTCGGCCACCAACGTCGGCCCGACCTCGGCCTTCGTGCAGCTGGCGCCGAATTCGGCCGGCGCCAAGCTGGTGGGCGTGGATGGTTTGAAGCCTGAGCGTTCGACCAACTTCAGCATGGGCCTGGTGCTCAACCCGGTCAGCAACGTGGCCGTGACGATGGACGTGTACCAGATCTCGATCCGCGACCGCATCGTCGGTTCGGGCGCCTTGTACGGTTCGGGCGGCGGCACCAACTCGCCGGCCGTGATCGCGGCGATCAAGGCCAACGGCAATGTCCTCGATAGCACCGTCAGCCAGACCGGTATCAACATCTTCTCGAATGCGGTCAACACCCGCAGCCGGGGCCTGGAGTTCGTCACCACGGTGAATTCCAACTACGGCACCGGCGGCAAGGTGGACTGGTCGATCGCGGCCAACTACAACAAGGTCGAAGTCACCAAGATCAACCAGGCGCCGGCGCAGTTGCTGCCGCAAACGCTGCTCGACAAGACCGCGATTTCGGACCTGGAAACGGCTTCGCCGAAGATGCGCGTCAACCTGGGCGCGTTGTGGAAGATCGGCAACTGGACCGTCAACCTGCGTGAAGCGATCTATGGCAAGGCGTCGGAGTACGGCAGCGAAGACGGCTCGGTGTATCACCTGACGGAGATCAAACCGAAGGCCATCACCGATCTGGAAGTGGGCTACAAGATCAGCAACGCGTGGTCGGTGGCGGTGGGTGCGAACAACCTGTTCAACATCTATCCTAACGGCGTCAATCCTGCGCTGCTGGCCGACCAGCGCGCAGCGGGTGACAACGCGGCGGTCCACGTGCTGGCGACGTTCTCGCCGTTCGGTATCAACGGCGGCTACTACTACGCACGGGCCAACTACAAGTTCTAAGCGGGGGCGTTTAGTTTGGGCCGCCCTTTCGGGGGCGGCTTTTTTTTGGTTTGCTGTCGATTCTCACCCCGACCCTGGGCCGCAGCGGTGTGCGGGTTTTGCTGGTGCCGCACGTTTTTAGACCGGCCGGCAACGTCAACCCCTTCGCTTTGTGGTGTAGCATGCGGGATCGATCAAGGAGTGATGCATGCTGAAGAAAATGCGCAGGACTTTGCTGGCTGCGGCCATGGCCGGTGGTGTGGGCGGCGCTGTCGTCGCGACAGCCGCGCCCATGACCTTGCAGGATTACCTGGCCCTGAGCGGGCCGGCGCCAACCCGGCATGTGGCCTACGGCGCCGCGCCGTCGCAGTTCGCGGAGCTGTTCCAGCCGGCCGGCGAAGGTTTGTTCCCGGTGGCCGTGATCATCCACGGCGGTTGCTGGACCAAGGAGTTCGGCGGCATCACGCAGATGCGCAATATGGCCGGCGACCTGGCCGCCCAAGGCGTCGCGGTGTGGAACGTGGAGTACCGCCGCTACGATGAGGAGGGCGGCGGCTACCCCGGCATGTACCACGACGTGGCCAGCGCCATGGACCGCCTGCGCACGCTGGCGCCCGAACACAAGCTCGATCTGTCGCGCATCGTGCTGGTCGGCCATTCGGCCGGCGGACACCTGGCGCAGTGGGCCGGTTCGCGCGCCAGGCTGCCGCGCAGCAGTGCCTTGTACGTGGCCGATGCGCTGCCGGTGCCGGTGGTGATCAGCCTTGGCGGCCTGGCCGACCTGCGCAACGAGCAGGCGCTGATCAAGACCAGCTGCGACCGCGACATGGCGCAACTGGCCGGCGTGGCCAGCGCCGCGCGTCCCGACATCTTCAGCGACACCTCGCCGGCCGAACTGCTGCCGGCCGGCGTGCGCACGGTGTTGATCCACGGCGAACACGACACCATCTCGCCGCCGCGCGTGGGCCAGGACTACGCGCGCCGCGCGCAAGCCGCCGGCGATGCCGCCGAGGTGCTGGTGCTGCCCGGCGGCAGCCACTACGACGAAGTGGCCGCCAGCTCGCCGTCATGGGCCATCGTCTCCGCGCAAATCCGCAAGGCGCTGGGCTTGTAAAAATCTCAAGCAGTCCGTTTTGATGCCGCCCAAGGTCAGGTAAGCGCGGAGCCTGGTCCCGGCGGGTATTTGATGGCGTTGACGGTCATTTTTTCGACGGCGGCGTCGTGCAGGTCGACATCCAGCTTGTCGGCCAGTTGCACCAGGTAGAGCAGCACGTCGGCCAGCTCGTGGCGCACGGCGGCGCGCGTCGGGGCATCAAGTTCGTCACCGGCGCCGGTGGGCAGCCATTGGAAGTGTTCCGCCACTTCGGCGACTTCCACCGACATGGCCATGACCAGATTTTTCGGCGTGTGGTAGGGCGCCCAGTTTCGCTCGAGGGCGAATTGGCGCGTGCGTTCGCGTAAATCGTGCAGGTCGGATGTTTTCATCCCGCTATGGTAGCACCGGCGTTTGCGCGTTTCATCCACGATTTTCTACCGTTCGTCGCAAGGCCCCGTTGAGCACCGGCGCTGCTGGCTATAGTGGCGCCACGATAACTTACAGGACAGCCATCATGCGCCGCACTTCCATCGCTCTCGCCACCGTCGCCGCCTTTTCCATCCTCGCCGGCTGCGCCGTGATCGTGGTGCCGGACAACGGCGACGGCAGCGTCAACTTCAAGTCCGCCTTCAGCGCCGATGCGGTGCAGGGCAACGGTCAGAACGCCGTCGAGAACCGCCAGATCGCCACGCTCGACGGTGTCGATATCAACGGCCCGATGCAGGTCGAGATCCGTGTCGGCCAGGCCGCCACACTGCAGGTGGAGGGCGACAGCAATATCTTGCCGCTGCTGCGCACCGATGCCAGCGGCGGCACGCTGCGCGTGTGGGTCGAAGGGAATGTGCGCACCGTGAATCCGCTGCGCGTGACCTATACCACGCCGTCGCTGCGCCAGCTGGCCGCCAACGGTTCCGGCTCGCTGTCGGTCAATGGCTTGAATGGCGGTCCGCTGGAGCTATCGCTCAACGGTTCGCGGTCGGTGCGCCTGCACGGTAGCGTGGAGCGCCTGGACGCGCGCCTGAACGGTTCCGGCGGGCTGAATGCTGCCGGCCTGCGTAGCGGCGCCACCGTGGCGCGCCTGAACGGTTCCGGACGACTGGACCTGGGCCAGATCAACGGCGATTCGCTCCACCTGGATTTGCGTGGCTCCGGTGGCGCCAACGCCAGCGGCAACGTGCGCCATATGACGGTGCGCCTGAACGGTTCCGGCAGCGCCGACCTTGCCGGCCTGAGCAGCCAGAGCGCGGACCTGAGCAGCAATGGCTCGGGCAGCATCGCCGCCACCGTAACGCAGTCGCTGGTGGCCAACACCAACGGCTCCGGCGGCGTGACCGTCTACGGCAATCCGTCGCAGCGCAATGTCAGCGGCAAGCGCGTGACGGTGGTGAACTAAGTAGTTAGCCGGCCGCCGTCGCTACGGCGGCGCTGCCGGCCAGCTGCGCGATCATGGCCGCCAGCGGCATCGGCCGGGCGTACAGATAGCCCTGCATGCAATTGCAGTCGTGGGCGATCAGGAAATCGGCCTGGGCCTGCGTCTCCACGCCTTCGGCCACCACGCGCAGGCCGAGGTGGCCCGCCATCGCCAGGATGGATTGCACCAGCGCCTTGCTGTTGGCGTCTTCCGGCGTGTCCATGATGAAGCTGCGGTCGATCTTCAGCTCATACAGCGGCATTTTTTTCAGATAGGCCATGCTGGAATAGCCGGTGCCGAAATCGTCGATCGAGAAACGCAGGCCCAGCGCGGTCAGCTGGTGCATGCGGGCGATGGTGTCGTCCATCTTGTCGATCAACAGTCCCTCGGTCACCTCCAGCACCAGCAAGTGTGCCGGGGCGCCGGTGTCGGCCAGCGTGCGCTGCACCTGCTCGACAAAGTCGGCTTGGCGGAATTGGGTCGGGCTGACGTTGACCGACAGCGGCATCTCCAGCCCCGCCGCCCGCAGCCGCAGCACGGCCTCGCAGGCCTGGCGCAGGGCCCAGGCTCCCAACTCCACGATCAGCCCCGATTCCTCGGCCACCGGAATGAAGACGTTCGGCGGCACCATGCCGCCGCCGGCCTGCGGCCAGCGCATCAGCAATTCGCCGCCGACGGCGCGGCCGTCGCGGTCCACCTGCGCCTGCACGTGCATCTGCAGGTCGCCGGCGGCCAGCGCGGCGGCCAGGTCGCGTTCGATGGTCAGGCGCCGCTCGACGTCGGCCTGCATCGCCGCTTCGAAGAAGGCCACGCCGTTGCGGCCGTCGGACTTGGCGCGGTACATGGCGGTGTCGGCTTCGCGCAGCAGGTCGTGCGCGCTCTGGCTCTGACCCTGGCCATCGGCCGCGCCGGTCTTGGGCAGCATGGTCACGCCGATGCTGGCGGTGGACGTGTAGCTCTGTCCCTCGATCTCGAAATCCTGGC is a genomic window containing:
- a CDS encoding Mu transposase C-terminal domain-containing protein; amino-acid sequence: MLLRNDLLQYTDPSPRTVRILWIAPDQNHAYAFDVATSSVDVELIQLPAVLADIRAGRASVLPADPYLMVVSQELLPAKHLQLRARAWEIIEGLVAQEPQIYEPRLRGQLVAQATARHQVSHPTIYRYLRRYWQRGQTPNALLPDYSNSGARGKVRQSSDGVKRGRPRKNVADAGAGLNADEDIRRTFRVATARYAAANAKFSRLGAYQQMLGDFFVERRIEPDSGRVLSMPAAVQALPTFGQFNYWLDHDDDRPPEVGRRAPSVLPASLQAAPPALPEGALPPGRPGAGFYLDAVRAEVQLVSRADRNQAIGRPLVYLVTDCFSRMVCGVYVALGEVQWTHGMLALANCSADKQRFSQQFGRRIEAEQWPCRHLPEALFANAALTLGWSGDTLLNNFNLRCVAVDNGPDDWRAVLEKRFRLLAPALPGAPGRLDGVLDIEQFTRIVIDCILYYNSRQQSAHASGATPLQLWDWGREHRGGGLKIYPEHLIRCSLMPVTQATVTSQGIALFDSLYCCARAIDERWFERARTRGPWPVRVAYDPSNLDTIYFLDPAAPLQFHACHLADASTAHQHLSAAEIAHLPRTQMALAATALRSTTQNPRSLVA
- a CDS encoding flavin monoamine oxidase family protein translates to MDSKTVKPYKSFISFTRRDFLYRAAAVGGTGLLLNTMSAWGMGIESTASAPPALSGSGKGKKVLILGAGLAGLTAAFELEKLGYKVQILEARAFAGGRCQTARKGFSLTELGGEKQTCAFDDGHYINHGPWRIPLHHQSTLHYTKLFEVPLEVMVNDNDHAYVYSENAGPFAGKRMRVKEIKADMRGHVAELLAKSVKSHALDQELTADDQRLLLDYLAREGALTPGELQYKGRSGRGFAVNPGAGLSPGPGTPSDPLGFKDLLASKLGNVYTAVHDFPMQATMFQPVGGMDAIPKAFEKRVGKNIRYKAEVQTLRQDGKGVTVTYKDTGTNQLGTIKADYCLCTIPLSVLRQLDTDFSDKFKQAVASVAYAPVGKIGLQMKRRFWEEDDHIYGGHIMTDLKGINTISVPSYGFQKKKGVLLGYYQYQTQAIEISALSPQERAQFALEAGQKIFPQYKESFETAFSVAWHRVQYNLGGWAEWTDKTRAAAYPTLVEGEGRVLLAGEHLSYLTGWQAGAIESAWQQIAKIHERASA
- a CDS encoding cytochrome c; the encoded protein is MKVVLIKAAMVVVAGFAAAASSPLRAQEPAIDGKTLFQKNCAACHMASGKGIPGAFPALAGSKFVQGKGTEVAAVLLKGRGGMPDFSDSLSDRDIATVLTFVRSNWGNKADGLSEADVGSLRTTLGVDPFGNSMMSNKH
- a CDS encoding RidA family protein; translation: MTMKKALAALSICAAFGSAHAAPKADIVRHKIPGSDFPIALAVTIPPTATIHFISGQVPAVVNKDVAGDTLEAFGDTKTQTETVLKKIKEILQGMKLDMSDVVKMQVFLVGDPAKGGKADTKGFMEAYTQYFGATAQPSPQLNLPARAVVQVAGLSNPGWLVEIEVVAAKK
- a CDS encoding TonB-dependent receptor, translating into MHKATLKIGVAAVLSTLAFGVFAEDDVAAAADAGATPNVGAVIVTGTRTSGIKVENSASPIQVLDAASLQRTGQPDLIQALAQNLPSFTAQAFGGDTANLTLSARLRGLSPNNTLVLINGKRRHGTSNLAVLGGPYQGGAAADLNFIPVSAIDHIEVLQDGAAAQYGSDAIAGVVNIILKSNNHGGTATANAGGYVDGGGRTLGASANIGTEPFADAFLSLTAESKYHGYSDRGGIDPRVITPANQAAYPGMFQQPGYPHVNHISGDAQYHLSIFAANFGWDISPDTQLYAIATAGRKEARAFENYRLPSRLPKIYPTGFSPKETIREEDMGLTAGLKGKAAGWNLDLSTTYGRDKSRIGVEDSGNVSLFNDTGYTPTVFKAGTFIASQFTTTLEASKEFDIGWSKPLNIAGGIEHRIDKYEIEAGDAASRYKEGSQSYPGFSLTDAGSHRRTNQAAYIDFAGSPITDLTVDLAGRYEHFSDFGNAKVGKLTSRYDFSPVVALRGTFSNGFRAPTLAESYYSATNVGPTSAFVQLAPNSAGAKLVGVDGLKPERSTNFSMGLVLNPVSNVAVTMDVYQISIRDRIVGSGALYGSGGGTNSPAVIAAIKANGNVLDSTVSQTGINIFSNAVNTRSRGLEFVTTVNSNYGTGGKVDWSIAANYNKVEVTKINQAPAQLLPQTLLDKTAISDLETASPKMRVNLGALWKIGNWTVNLREAIYGKASEYGSEDGSVYHLTEIKPKAITDLEVGYKISNAWSVAVGANNLFNIYPNGVNPALLADQRAAGDNAAVHVLATFSPFGINGGYYYARANYKF
- a CDS encoding alpha/beta hydrolase produces the protein MLKKMRRTLLAAAMAGGVGGAVVATAAPMTLQDYLALSGPAPTRHVAYGAAPSQFAELFQPAGEGLFPVAVIIHGGCWTKEFGGITQMRNMAGDLAAQGVAVWNVEYRRYDEEGGGYPGMYHDVASAMDRLRTLAPEHKLDLSRIVLVGHSAGGHLAQWAGSRARLPRSSALYVADALPVPVVISLGGLADLRNEQALIKTSCDRDMAQLAGVASAARPDIFSDTSPAELLPAGVRTVLIHGEHDTISPPRVGQDYARRAQAAGDAAEVLVLPGGSHYDEVAASSPSWAIVSAQIRKALGL
- a CDS encoding nucleotide pyrophosphohydrolase, with translation MKTSDLHDLRERTRQFALERNWAPYHTPKNLVMAMSVEVAEVAEHFQWLPTGAGDELDAPTRAAVRHELADVLLYLVQLADKLDVDLHDAAVEKMTVNAIKYPPGPGSALT
- a CDS encoding DUF2807 domain-containing protein, which encodes MRRTSIALATVAAFSILAGCAVIVVPDNGDGSVNFKSAFSADAVQGNGQNAVENRQIATLDGVDINGPMQVEIRVGQAATLQVEGDSNILPLLRTDASGGTLRVWVEGNVRTVNPLRVTYTTPSLRQLAANGSGSLSVNGLNGGPLELSLNGSRSVRLHGSVERLDARLNGSGGLNAAGLRSGATVARLNGSGRLDLGQINGDSLHLDLRGSGGANASGNVRHMTVRLNGSGSADLAGLSSQSADLSSNGSGSIAATVTQSLVANTNGSGGVTVYGNPSQRNVSGKRVTVVN